The Solibacillus sp. FSL R7-0682 genome includes a window with the following:
- a CDS encoding MBL fold metallo-hydrolase produces MIFKKKFEQSEGSGVRMVNGSIQFQAIHLNVHCFEVDGVLIDTGATSLQQQFKPFFQQMDVDQIMLTHYHEDHSGCASYLQKEYNLPVYMSEKRLEECTKKAKYPLYRKFFWGSRPAFSAQPINAYFTSRTSKWTVIETPGHTNDHLAFYNETTGQLFSGDLFVSPKTKVVLKEESIPQIISSIEKVLTYNFEELFCNHAGYVKNGKQALKLKLEYLLEISDRIQMMSEEGLSIKEIKQQIFARNYPITRFSLGEWDSQHIISSVLNK; encoded by the coding sequence GTGATTTTCAAGAAAAAGTTCGAACAAAGTGAAGGATCCGGGGTGCGCATGGTAAATGGCTCGATTCAATTTCAAGCGATTCACTTAAATGTACATTGCTTTGAAGTGGATGGAGTACTAATTGATACGGGAGCGACTTCACTCCAGCAGCAATTTAAGCCATTTTTTCAACAAATGGATGTCGATCAAATTATGCTAACACATTACCATGAAGATCATTCGGGCTGTGCCTCGTATTTGCAAAAAGAATATAATTTACCTGTTTATATGAGTGAAAAAAGACTAGAAGAATGTACAAAAAAAGCGAAATATCCATTGTATCGAAAATTCTTTTGGGGAAGCCGACCTGCATTTTCGGCTCAACCAATTAATGCATACTTTACATCTCGAACTTCGAAATGGACTGTGATTGAAACACCTGGACATACAAATGATCATCTTGCATTTTATAATGAGACAACAGGTCAATTATTTTCTGGGGATTTATTTGTATCGCCAAAAACAAAAGTTGTTTTAAAAGAAGAGAGTATTCCACAAATTATATCCTCCATTGAAAAAGTCCTTACATACAATTTTGAAGAATTGTTTTGTAATCATGCTGGATATGTGAAAAATGGGAAACAAGCGCTAAAATTGAAGTTGGAGTACTTACTAGAAATTAGTGATCGCATACAAATGATGAGTGAGGAAGGGTTATCTATTAAAGAAATTAAGCAACAAATTTTTGCGAGAAACTACCCGATTACTAGATTTTCATTAGGTGAATGGGATTCACAACATATTATTTCATCTGTACTAAATAAATAA